In Micromonospora sp. NBC_01813, the following are encoded in one genomic region:
- the secY gene encoding preprotein translocase subunit SecY codes for MLSAFLSAFRTPDLRKKLLFTVFIVAIYRLGATLPSPGVSYGNVQQCIDTLENSDTSGVFTLLNLFSGGALLSLSVFALGIMPYITASIILQLLTVVIPRLEQLRKEGQSGQAKITQYTRYLTLGLGVLQASAFVALARSGQLFNNMCDQFPIIPDGTGLPMWLTLSVLVITMTAGTGVVMWLGELITDRGVGNGMSVLIFTSIAARLPSEGWAIKNTHGWGMFALVLVLVLVVITAVVFIEQAQRRIPVQYAKRMIGRRMYGGTSTYIPLKVNQAGVIPVIFASSVLYLPQLGLQFFDPNDPGQVQAWIQNNLANPTSPIYIITYFFMIIFFTYFYVSITFNPTEVAENMKKYGGFVPGIRPGRPTAEYLDFILSRITLPGALYLGLISVLPNFFFIWLDSDQYVNFPFGGTAVLIMVGVGLETVKQIESQLMQRNYEGFLR; via the coding sequence TTGCTCTCCGCCTTTCTCAGTGCGTTTCGCACGCCTGACCTGCGCAAGAAGCTGCTGTTCACGGTCTTCATCGTCGCGATCTACCGGCTGGGCGCCACGCTGCCCAGCCCCGGTGTGTCGTACGGGAACGTGCAGCAGTGCATCGACACCCTGGAGAACAGCGACACCAGCGGGGTCTTCACCCTGCTGAACCTCTTCTCCGGGGGCGCGCTGCTGTCGCTGTCGGTCTTCGCGCTGGGCATCATGCCCTACATCACCGCGTCGATCATCCTGCAGCTGCTCACCGTCGTGATCCCGCGACTGGAGCAGCTCCGCAAGGAGGGGCAGTCCGGTCAGGCGAAGATCACCCAGTACACCCGGTACCTGACGCTGGGCCTCGGTGTGCTGCAGGCTTCGGCCTTCGTCGCGCTGGCCCGCTCCGGCCAGCTGTTCAACAACATGTGCGACCAGTTCCCGATCATCCCCGACGGGACCGGCCTGCCGATGTGGCTGACGCTCAGCGTGCTGGTCATCACCATGACCGCCGGTACGGGCGTGGTCATGTGGCTCGGTGAGCTGATCACCGACAGGGGCGTCGGCAACGGCATGTCCGTGCTGATCTTCACCTCGATCGCGGCGCGGCTGCCCAGCGAGGGCTGGGCCATCAAGAACACCCACGGCTGGGGCATGTTCGCCCTGGTGCTGGTGCTGGTCCTGGTGGTCATCACCGCGGTCGTCTTCATCGAGCAGGCGCAGCGCCGCATCCCGGTGCAGTACGCGAAGCGGATGATCGGCCGGCGGATGTACGGCGGTACCTCCACCTACATCCCGCTGAAGGTCAACCAGGCCGGTGTCATCCCGGTGATCTTCGCCTCCTCGGTGCTCTACCTGCCGCAGCTGGGTCTGCAGTTCTTCGACCCGAACGACCCTGGCCAGGTCCAGGCGTGGATCCAGAACAACCTGGCGAACCCGACCAGCCCGATCTACATCATCACGTACTTCTTTATGATCATCTTCTTCACGTACTTCTACGTGTCGATCACGTTCAACCCGACCGAGGTCGCGGAGAACATGAAGAAGTACGGCGGCTTCGTGCCGGGTATCCGGCCGGGCCGTCCCACCGCCGAGTACCTCGACTTCATCCTCAGCCGGATCACCCTGCCGGGCGCGCTCTACCTGGGTCTCATCTCGGTCCTGCCGAACTTCTTCTTCATCTGGCTGGACAGCGACCAGTACGTGAACTTCCCGTTTGGTGGCACCGCCGTGCTCATCATGGTCGGTGTCGGTCTGGAAACCGTGAAGCAGATCGAGAGCCAACTCATGCAGCGCAACTACGAAGGGTTCCTCCGGTAG
- a CDS encoding adenylate kinase: protein MRLVLVGPPGAGKGTQAEFIAAHLAVPKISTGDIFRANVTQGTLLGVEAKRYMDAGKLVPDEVTINMVRDRLAEPDAADGFLLDGFPRTTPQAAALDKLLADLGTALDLVLELVVDDDEVIRRLSGRRTCRGCGKIWHVEFDAPATEGRCDRCGAELFQRDDDKSDTIARRLVEYAEKTAPLVDYYGAQGKLVGIDATGPVEDVTVRAIDALRSYGG from the coding sequence ATGAGGCTGGTACTGGTCGGTCCCCCCGGGGCGGGGAAGGGGACCCAGGCCGAGTTCATCGCCGCTCACCTGGCCGTGCCTAAAATCTCGACCGGGGACATCTTCCGGGCCAACGTCACCCAGGGCACTCTGCTGGGTGTGGAAGCCAAGCGCTACATGGACGCCGGCAAGCTGGTCCCGGACGAGGTGACCATCAACATGGTCCGGGACCGGCTGGCCGAGCCGGACGCTGCGGACGGCTTCCTGCTCGACGGCTTCCCGCGGACCACGCCGCAGGCCGCCGCGCTGGACAAGCTACTGGCCGATCTCGGCACCGCGCTGGACCTGGTGCTGGAGCTGGTGGTCGACGACGACGAGGTGATCCGGCGGCTGTCCGGTCGGCGTACCTGCCGGGGCTGCGGCAAGATCTGGCACGTCGAGTTCGACGCCCCGGCCACCGAGGGCCGTTGTGACCGGTGCGGGGCCGAGCTGTTCCAGCGCGACGACGACAAGTCGGACACGATCGCCCGTCGTCTGGTGGAGTACGCCGAGAAGACCGCACCGCTGGTCGACTACTACGGCGCCCAGGGCAAGCTGGTGGGGATCGACGCCACCGGCCCGGTCGAGGATGTCACCGTACGCGCGATCGACGCCCTGCGTTCGTACGGCGGGTAG
- the map gene encoding type I methionyl aminopeptidase — translation MRRQQLDIQLKTPEQIDRMRAAGLVVADALARMRAAIAPGVSTADLDAIAEQTIREAGAVPSFKGYHGFPATICASVNEQVVHAIPAAEQVLRDGDVISVDCGAILDGWHGDAAFTAGVGELRPELQKMVTVAQDALWAGIAAAARGAASGRGRLTDISYAIEKAIRAGGRYGIVEGYGGHGIGTEMHQDPHVLNYGRPGKGPKLVPGMALAIEPMITEGSARTEELADGWTVVTRDGSMAVHVEHSMALLPDGVWVLTEPDGGRARLGDLVTARQPAESRH, via the coding sequence ATGCGTCGTCAGCAGCTGGACATTCAGCTGAAGACTCCGGAGCAGATCGACCGCATGCGGGCCGCTGGTCTGGTGGTCGCCGATGCGTTGGCCCGGATGCGGGCGGCGATCGCTCCCGGGGTCTCCACCGCCGACCTGGACGCGATCGCCGAGCAGACCATCCGCGAGGCGGGTGCGGTGCCGTCGTTCAAGGGCTACCACGGCTTTCCCGCGACGATCTGCGCCTCGGTCAACGAGCAGGTCGTGCACGCCATCCCAGCAGCGGAGCAGGTGCTACGCGACGGTGACGTCATCTCCGTCGACTGCGGGGCGATCCTGGACGGCTGGCATGGCGACGCCGCGTTCACCGCTGGCGTCGGCGAGCTGCGTCCGGAGCTGCAGAAGATGGTGACGGTCGCCCAGGACGCGTTGTGGGCGGGGATCGCGGCCGCGGCGCGTGGCGCGGCCAGCGGTCGAGGCCGGCTCACCGACATCTCGTACGCCATCGAGAAGGCGATCCGCGCCGGCGGCCGCTACGGCATCGTCGAAGGGTACGGCGGCCATGGCATCGGCACCGAGATGCATCAGGACCCGCATGTGCTCAACTACGGCCGGCCTGGCAAGGGGCCGAAGCTGGTTCCGGGGATGGCGCTCGCGATCGAGCCGATGATCACCGAAGGGTCGGCCCGGACCGAGGAGCTCGCCGACGGCTGGACGGTGGTGACCCGCGACGGTTCGATGGCGGTGCACGTCGAGCATTCGATGGCCCTGCTGCCAGACGGCGTCTGGGTGCTGACCGAACCGGACGGCGGCCGTGCCCGGTTGGGCGATCTGGTGACCGCCCGCCAGCCCGCCGAGTCGCGGCACTGA
- a CDS encoding DUF1707 SHOCT-like domain-containing protein: MNGRDEMRAGDADREAVAERLRAALNEGRLDLAEFDERLQRVYAAKTYGDLGGLLNDLPPVVPAGQSQLAPILGGGLPAELTAGPDGRYPAATRRWLADQWDGYGSAVGITIAIWAVICVMSQELLYFWPGWVAGPWGAVLLVTTVLGLMNGEPQKWAAKQAQRELTKREKAQRKQIERESGEQGPSHA, from the coding sequence ATGAACGGGCGGGACGAGATGCGGGCGGGCGACGCCGATCGTGAGGCGGTCGCCGAGCGGCTACGGGCCGCCCTGAACGAGGGCCGGCTGGATCTCGCCGAGTTCGACGAGCGCCTTCAACGGGTGTACGCGGCGAAGACCTACGGCGACCTCGGTGGGCTGCTGAACGATCTGCCGCCGGTCGTCCCTGCCGGTCAGTCGCAGCTGGCGCCGATTCTCGGTGGCGGGCTGCCGGCGGAGCTGACTGCGGGCCCGGACGGCCGCTATCCGGCCGCCACCCGGCGGTGGCTGGCCGACCAGTGGGACGGCTACGGCTCGGCGGTCGGGATCACCATCGCCATCTGGGCGGTGATCTGCGTCATGTCGCAGGAGCTGCTCTACTTCTGGCCGGGGTGGGTGGCCGGTCCATGGGGCGCGGTGCTGCTGGTCACTACGGTGCTGGGTCTGATGAACGGCGAGCCGCAGAAGTGGGCGGCGAAGCAGGCGCAGCGGGAGCTGACCAAGCGGGAGAAGGCGCAGCGCAAGCAGATCGAGCGGGAGTCCGGCGAGCAGGGCCCGAGTCACGCCTAG
- the infA gene encoding translation initiation factor IF-1 — protein MPKKDGAIEIEGRVIEPLPNAMFRVELANGHKVLAHISGKMRQHYIRILPEDRVVVELSPYDLTRGRIVYRYK, from the coding sequence ATGCCGAAAAAAGACGGGGCCATCGAGATCGAGGGCCGAGTGATCGAGCCACTCCCGAACGCCATGTTCCGGGTGGAGCTCGCCAACGGCCACAAGGTGCTGGCTCACATCAGCGGCAAGATGCGGCAGCACTACATCCGCATCCTGCCCGAGGACCGGGTCGTCGTCGAGCTCTCGCCGTACGACCTCACCCGCGGGCGGATCGTCTATCGCTACAAGTAA
- the rpmJ gene encoding 50S ribosomal protein L36 yields the protein MKVKPSVKRICNKCRVIRRHGRVMVICTDPRHKQRQG from the coding sequence GTGAAGGTCAAGCCGAGCGTCAAGAGGATCTGCAACAAGTGCCGGGTGATTCGCCGGCACGGCCGGGTGATGGTGATCTGCACCGACCCCCGGCACAAGCAGCGCCAGGGCTGA
- the rpsM gene encoding 30S ribosomal protein S13 produces MARLAGVDLPREKRMEIALTYIFGIGRTRSIATLAATGIDPNKRVRDLTDEELVQLRDHIETSFKVEGDLRREVAADIRRKVEIGCYQGIRHRRGLPVHGQRTRTNARTRKGPKRTVAGKKKPGKK; encoded by the coding sequence ATGGCACGTCTAGCCGGCGTCGATCTGCCCCGCGAAAAGCGGATGGAGATCGCGCTCACCTACATTTTCGGGATCGGCCGGACCCGCTCGATCGCCACGCTAGCCGCGACTGGCATCGACCCCAACAAGCGGGTCCGCGACCTCACCGACGAGGAGCTGGTCCAGCTCCGCGATCACATCGAGACCAGCTTCAAGGTCGAGGGTGATCTGCGTCGTGAGGTTGCCGCAGACATCCGCCGCAAGGTCGAGATTGGCTGCTACCAGGGCATCCGGCACCGCCGCGGACTGCCCGTGCACGGTCAGCGCACCCGGACCAACGCCCGGACCCGCAAGGGCCCGAAGCGGACCGTCGCAGGCAAGAAGAAGCCGGGCAAGAAGTAG